The following are encoded together in the Pseudoalteromonas ruthenica genome:
- the kdsA gene encoding 3-deoxy-8-phosphooctulonate synthase — MTIEKLTIGAIELANKNPFVLFGGMNVLESRDLAMRIAEHYVEVTNKLNIPYVFKASFDKANRSSISSYRGPGMEEGLKIFEEIKRTFDIPLITDVHEPYQAAPVAEVVDVIQLPAFLARQTDLVTAMAKTGNVVNVKKPQFLAPHEMRHIINKFAEAGNEQVALCERGTSFGYNNLVVDMLGMDDMKAMAPVIFDATHALQRPGGRSDSADGRRAQAAELARSGMALGIAGLFIEAHPNPNEAKCDGPCALPLAKLEGYLRQMKAIDDLVKSFPALDTSASDVD; from the coding sequence ATGACGATTGAAAAGTTAACTATCGGTGCCATTGAGTTGGCAAACAAAAACCCCTTCGTGCTGTTTGGTGGTATGAACGTACTCGAATCTCGCGATTTGGCGATGCGTATCGCAGAGCACTATGTGGAGGTCACGAATAAACTCAATATTCCTTATGTATTTAAGGCCTCTTTTGACAAAGCAAATCGGTCGTCTATTTCCTCATATCGTGGTCCGGGTATGGAAGAAGGGCTGAAGATTTTTGAAGAGATTAAGCGTACTTTTGATATTCCATTGATTACCGATGTGCATGAACCCTATCAGGCAGCCCCTGTTGCTGAGGTCGTGGATGTTATTCAGCTCCCGGCATTTTTAGCACGGCAGACGGATTTGGTAACGGCCATGGCGAAAACCGGCAACGTTGTAAACGTCAAAAAGCCACAGTTTTTAGCCCCTCATGAGATGCGTCATATCATCAATAAGTTTGCCGAAGCGGGTAACGAGCAAGTGGCTTTGTGTGAGCGAGGAACCAGTTTCGGCTATAACAACTTAGTGGTTGATATGCTCGGCATGGACGATATGAAAGCCATGGCACCGGTTATTTTTGATGCCACTCATGCGCTACAACGCCCGGGTGGACGCAGTGACAGTGCCGACGGTCGCCGTGCTCAAGCGGCTGAATTGGCGCGCAGTGGTATGGCTCTTGGCATTGCTGGACTATTCATTGAAGCTCACCCAAATCCTAACGAAGCTAAATGTGATGGCCCATGTGCACTGCCATTGGCGAAACTGGAAGGGTACCTGAGACAAATGAAAGCCATTGATGATTTGGTAAAGAGCTTCCCGGCGCTTGATACCAGTGCCAGCGATGTAGATTAA